ttggactacctgccatctaggggaagggggggggaagaagggggggaaaaagttggaacagaagattttgccaaggttagtgttgaaaaattaccatgtctatattttgtaaataaaaaacctgtaataataataataaaaagaaaaaaattaaaaaagattttatatttgtattcctaggcCCCAGTAAAGTGCctgacaaaaagaaaacatttgataaatactTCTTGTTGATTAGTACTATATTGCTAATAGGCTTGttataaagtttaaataagatcatggatgtaaagcactttgccaaatttagagagctatataaatgctatttattatcttGAGCCTCGCAGCttgtaggcatttaacaaatcaAATGAATTTCATATTAGGAGAAGCAAGTTAAATATCTCAGTTGAGGTCTTTGAGTAAGATACCTTAGTATAATGTAGATAGCCCCTACTAGCcattaggaagaaaaattagtATTTTCAACTGTATtgtgattaataaaatataaatcaatttgAAAGTAGTATTGGCATGTATTTTCTTAATCAATAGATACTAAAAGTATCATATGGGGAACCATATTATTATTCTGGTAAAATGGATCTTTATACCAAAAAAGTTAGGAATGATTAGATCCCAAAGTCTTTTCTAGTCCTAACTTTTATGAACCTATAGAAATCTATTGACTTTTGAAAAGTAAGTTAGTCTTTGCTATCACCAGGTTACTAAGTGAAATACTGCCATTGTGATTTAAATATGATTTGCTTGAGAAAATAGAATGTTGGTGCTTAAAAGGTACTTAAGCTGCCAGATTGCAGGAGGCATTAGAACACAGTGTTGGAATATATATAGTGTTAAGATTGGCATGGACCTTGAAGTTCTTGAATTAAACCCTTTATTATACAGAGAAAAACTGAATCCCAGAAGATAGAATTaagcatcaaaaagaaaaaaaaaacaaagtaggcAAAAATTTTACTCAAATCACTTTTggtaagattatacaatgaacaGAAAGCCcactttccttatattttttcttacaaaaaagTGGTCTTCATTAAAATAGATGAAGTTATGAATGAAGCAAGAAAGATGATTATAGtccattaaatgtttattaagcagctactatgtgccacacactGGACTAAATggtaggaatacaaagaaaagttaaagacagtctctgttctcaaagagctcacaaaaATTTaatggagagacaacatgcatacaagtatgtacaaacaagatacaaacaactatgtataaacaagatattcAGAGTAAATGTTGGGCACAGGGTAGAATTAGAATGATAGTGCTAAGattaagcagaaccagaaaaggcTTCTTCCAATAAGACAAAgtcttggaaaaaaaagaacagtgcCATATAATTTCAGAACTTTTCCCACTTATCCTTAATGGCTGGTAAGCTATGTAATATATCTTATTACTCACACACATGAATTGGAATAATAACTTTGCTTCTACAGATATGAAACTCAAATACCATCTGGAGTGTGAACACATTTTGAACTTTATAACTTcaccattttttattttgaaaaatagcccctttttattaaaaacaatagaaacaCAATTGGtagcaaaaataaattgaattggcAGACAAAATGTCAGAACAATGGCAAAAAAGGTAGAGGAGGAGGTTTTTTGTATGTAtgcatctcttccttctctattttccacACCCATTCCTCTCCCTATTACCTCATTATTCCTCTGTTCAAAACACCTTTGAATACGCTGTCTCTAGCAACCCTAGGGTATTTTGAGTCTGGGCTGATAGTATATTGGCAGGGAAAAAATGTAGGGTCTTCTCCGTATGTGATTGTGATGTACTGCTAAAGTTGTACTGCTTTGTGGAACAACACTGGGACCACACTTGTAAACACCATGAAGACAAATACCATGACTTATCTAAACTTTCCTGATAAATTTAGGTTTGTTTTATAAGTAAGTTAATGAGGGGGAAAATGAAGAAGATCACATACTTCTAATTCCCCATGGAGGGTTTGATTAGTCTTAAGTTTCACCCAGTAAAgatttctcagatataatagccCAAAGTGATTGATACTGGAAGTCTTAGGACTAGAAAAAGTGGGGTAGAATGGGATAGTTTTGGATAGACTGCAGTAGGATGAAATTGACATCAGGAGCAGCCATTGCTGTTATGGAGAGGAGAGAGCTTTCCCATTGCCAAGAAGCCTCCCCAGTGCCCCTTTCATGTCTCTGTTCCTCAGGCTATAGATGAATGGGTTCATCATGGGGGTCACCACCATATAGAGAACAGAAGCTATATTTTCCCTTTGGACAGAGTAgcttgaagaaggaaataaatacacACCCATTAGGGAACCATAAAAGAGTAAGACGACAGTAAGGTGGGACCCACAGGTGGAGAAGGCTTTCCATTTCCCTTCAAGAGAAGAGAAACCAAGGATAGCAGATGTGATATGGGCATAGGAGAGGACAATGAGGGCGAGTGGAAGAGTGAGGAATATTGCTCCCATAATGATTaccatcagttcatttaagtgaGTATCAGAGCATGCCAATTTTAGCAGGGGACTAATATCACAATAGAAGTGGGGGATGGCATGATGGGTACAGAAGTCCAGGTGGTCCAGCAGAATGCTATGTGTCAGGGCAGGAATATTGGTCAGAACCCAACACACACTCAGCATCAGCACACAGTGCTGAGAACTCATAATTGTAGCATAGTGAAGGGGACGGCAAATGGCCACATAGCGGTCATAGGCCATTGCAGCCAGAAGTAGGTTGTCCAAACCCCCAAATGCAAGAAGAAAATATAGCTGGGTAATACATCCAACATAGGAAATGGTCTGATCCTGGGTCTCAATGTTCATCAGCATCTTGGGAATAGAAGCTGATGTGAAACAGATGTCTGCAAAGGACAGGTTGGCCAAGAAGAAATACATGGGACTTTGGAGATGGGAGTCAGAGCCAATGGCTAGTATGATGAGAAGGTTCCCCACCACAGTGATCAAGTACATAACCAGGAATAACCCAAATAGCAGTCTCTGATGATCAGGCTGTTCAGATAGTCCCAAGAGGATAAATTCAgagatgcttgttttattttcttgtccCATGTGTCTCTCACTGTCTGTTAAAATGAAGATATTCTTTGAGTCATTTTTTACTGAGATCCCTCTTGACACCTAGATTTGTGCTATGGTCTTTGgttaagagaaggaagaagaataaacTCTGTTCTGAATAAAAAGATGGATTAATAAAGAGAACATTGAACTTAGGATCTGAAGAGCTGAATTTGAGTCTTAGCTAAGTCTTCTCTTAGTGATGGGATCAGGgaaaactgcttttttttctctctgtgactcagttttcttatctatgaaataGAGCTTCAAACTTGTGCTCTATACTTCAAAGTTTTGTTATAAAAGCACTACAAATATGAGCTACTATTAAAATTAGAGGAGCTGAGATTACTATACATGACAATATAGTGAACAATTGAGGACTATTTTTAAGCAAGTACTAGATTGGTTAAGCAAGTACCAGTCTAAAAGGGATAGCTCTAAGAAAGAAGAGATCAGTCAAGGCTGGAAGAACTAGGATAAGCTTTCAAGAGGAAATAGGACTTGAACTGGACTCTAATTGATtgacaatatttaataaattagcCTCACAGATCAGGAATGGATTATTGCCTAATTGGTACAAATATAGGTCATATTCTACTATCCTATATATCTTGTCCCTAGACATGAAATGTGTGCAGTGTGGTATTCAAGACTCAGGatcctggctatgtgatcctggacaaatcattttacccCTCTGGGACTCTGctctttcatcaataaaatattaatatcctTGCTCTGCTGACCTCATGGTATTATTGTGATGAATTTACACACTTCTAAGATACTTATTCTGATCATCATAAAACCTGAGTGTAGTGTACATTTGgacattgaaagaaataaaaatatagtagaaGAATAAACTTAATtaatcaacaataacaaaaggaacAGCTGTAACTTCCTCACtaacgtgtgtgtatgtgtgtgtgtgtgtgtgtgtgtgtgtgtgtgtgtgtgtgtgtgtgtgtgtattggtgTGTGCTGGAGATCTTGCTGGAAATGCCCTTACTGTTGGTGCTACAAGAGAAGACAGGTAGATTACAGTTTATCCTTCTCCTACCCTTTAGAGATGGGAATTAATCACAAAGCCATTCATTTGTGCTTTATCCTCTTCAACTCTGAGGTTAGAGAAGATTTCTTGAGAATAGGCATTAGGAGAAAATTTCTCACCCCAAACTCCCCAAAAGTGTTGAACTCTAGGCCTCATTGGGGATCCATTTCTCTCCTATAGTCTAAGCTCAAAGCTATAATGTTCTCTGTAATTCAGTGTCAAGAACCAAAAAAAGAGACGGATGTGATTGAACTCATAGTAGTAGGGTTTCGAAGCTTTGAAACAGAATGAAGTGCCACTCAACAATGACATTAAGTGGCAAATGAGTAATAAATCTAtgtttctctcttccccactTATAGATAAAAGCTATGTACTTTTAATATatggatttaaaatcagaaaaacttgaTTTCCAATTCTATCTACATTAGTTCAGTGATtttaagtaagtcatttaacctttttgacCTTaatttcccaatctgtaaaatgaatgatttgtaCCCAATATTTTGgaaatcttttccagttctaaaactcTATGCTCTATGAATACTCTGTTTCCAAAAAGGGGTTGTCCTCTGACCTATTGTGCTCTGATTCTTCATTATGACATG
The DNA window shown above is from Sminthopsis crassicaudata isolate SCR6 chromosome 2, ASM4859323v1, whole genome shotgun sequence and carries:
- the LOC141552908 gene encoding olfactory receptor 1N2-like, with protein sequence MGQENKTSISEFILLGLSEQPDHQRLLFGLFLVMYLITVVGNLLIILAIGSDSHLQSPMYFFLANLSFADICFTSASIPKMLMNIETQDQTISYVGCITQLYFLLAFGGLDNLLLAAMAYDRYVAICRPLHYATIMSSQHCVLMLSVCWVLTNIPALTHSILLDHLDFCTHHAIPHFYCDISPLLKLACSDTHLNELMVIIMGAIFLTLPLALIVLSYAHITSAILGFSSLEGKWKAFSTCGSHLTVVLLFYGSLMGVYLFPSSSYSVQRENIASVLYMVVTPMMNPFIYSLRNRDMKGALGRLLGNGKALSSP